A region from the Pseudomonas sp. P8_229 genome encodes:
- a CDS encoding pirin family protein, giving the protein MLEHRLKADLGGGDFGWLKARHHFNVTAKGNPAHRPLGALVVWNDDEIAPGTGFPLHGHDSMEIVSYVLEGAVSHRDSAGGQGRTVAGDVQRSTDLARTL; this is encoded by the coding sequence ATGTTAGAACATCGATTGAAGGCCGATCTTGGCGGCGGTGATTTTGGCTGGCTCAAGGCGCGGCATCATTTCAACGTCACCGCCAAAGGCAATCCTGCGCACCGTCCGCTGGGTGCATTGGTGGTCTGGAACGACGACGAGATTGCCCCGGGCACCGGGTTCCCCCTGCATGGGCACGACAGCATGGAGATCGTCAGTTACGTCCTCGAAGGTGCCGTGAGTCACCGCGACAGCGCAGGCGGGCAGGGCCGCACCGTGGCCGGCGACGTGCAGAGGTCAACTGACCTGGCCAGAACCCTCTGA
- a CDS encoding 5'-nucleotidase, lipoprotein e(P4) family: MLHGAPTFAEEAASPPSNLLTAAVAWKQTAAEFEALYYQGFNVARMQLDRALQAHKPGDRPLAIISDVDDTVLSSNSYWGYMINADKEFFDDAAWDQWVADNGPVATPGAVDFLSYAQSKGVEIFYVTSRDQGEKTYEYALANLRKNNLPVADEKHLTVYRDSSNKEPRQQEIAKDYDVVVMLGDNLNDFKRKYYVADVKQRTRLMTEDKEQFGRKFIIFPNPTDGHWLKAIFGDSEPPATAQNRAKFKAAAGSTAWQPKQ; encoded by the coding sequence ATGCTGCATGGCGCTCCCACCTTTGCCGAAGAAGCCGCCAGCCCGCCATCAAACCTTCTGACCGCCGCCGTCGCCTGGAAGCAGACCGCCGCCGAGTTCGAGGCGCTTTATTACCAAGGTTTCAACGTCGCCCGAATGCAACTGGACCGAGCGCTGCAGGCGCACAAGCCGGGCGATCGGCCATTGGCGATCATCAGCGATGTCGATGACACCGTGCTGAGCAGCAACAGCTATTGGGGCTACATGATCAATGCCGACAAGGAGTTTTTCGACGACGCAGCATGGGATCAGTGGGTGGCCGACAATGGCCCGGTTGCCACGCCCGGCGCGGTGGATTTCCTGAGCTATGCGCAATCGAAAGGTGTTGAGATTTTCTACGTCACCAGCCGTGACCAGGGCGAAAAAACCTACGAGTACGCCTTGGCGAATCTGCGCAAAAACAATCTGCCGGTGGCCGACGAGAAACACCTGACGGTTTACCGCGACAGTTCCAACAAGGAGCCGCGTCAACAGGAGATCGCCAAGGATTACGACGTGGTGGTGATGCTGGGAGACAACCTCAACGACTTCAAGCGCAAGTACTACGTCGCTGACGTCAAACAGCGCACCCGCCTGATGACCGAAGACAAGGAGCAGTTCGGGCGCAAGTTCATCATCTTTCCCAACCCTACCGACGGGCACTGGCTCAAGGCAATTTTTGGCGACTCGGAGCCACCGGCCACCGCGCAGAATCGGGCGAAGTTCAAGGCGGCAGCGGGTTCTACCGCCTGGCAGCCCAAGCAATGA